Proteins from a genomic interval of Cheilinus undulatus linkage group 15, ASM1832078v1, whole genome shotgun sequence:
- the ccnt2a gene encoding cyclin-T2a — translation MAACRGSSSKWFFTREQLESTPSRRCGVEPDRELSYRQQAANLIQDMGQRLNVSQLTINTAIVYMHRFYMQHSFTKFHRNIISPTTLFLAAKVEEQPRKLEHVIKVAHACLNPQEPPLDTKSNAYLQQAQELVILESIVLQTLGFEITIDHPHTDVVKCSQLVRASKDLAQTSYFMATNSLHLTTFCLQYKPTVIACVCIHLACKWSNWEIPVSTDGKHWWEYVDNSVTLELLDELTHEFLQILEKTPSRLKRIRNWRATQAAKKPKTESTQLADGSFPGPSMLQDQGDTQLPGVSSANPSFSKAGAIFTVSMPGQSGETALSLNTLAGTYNPASHSEWPQGNQSQAGYPSSCIKQEPLSMSIQEPTLSLQTSTSSLLQHSSLYRTEKSDFNPVKQEQKGVGGSSVGKHQPPSQSAYPPLAPPPQRSPAQKVSLDKYREKLASELAVSSQKRSQEQHGGVMDCESRGDLSSSSSSTYAPSSMGQVDHKKYSQPPQTSHGGGGSSTASPIKMKAPSSGQDRRHHSEKRDKGSLKLRLAVPGGSSQLEKSGQASKDELKMKIKVSSSERHSSSDEGMGANNNKSKHSSPLVSKEKQHRGADHTLHRHHKHGHPHSHSGNGRGGLEGPGGGGGLLRGPPGLVGMEGTTLAPGSTSLPSSSSRRRAHPDASHNHHPSSSFATSCSKVSKISKGGAGAAGGLRTSQQYLPPSESPHEVGEQRH, via the exons ATGGCGGCGTGCCGGGGATCTTCGTCGAAATGGTTTTTCACCCGGGAGCAGCTCGAAAGCACGCCGTCCCGCCGATGTGGAGTAGAACCCGACCGGGAGCTTTCCTATCGACAACAAGCTGCGAATCTGATTCAAGATATGGGCCAACGACTCAACGT CTCTCAATTAACAATAAATACCGCCATTGTTTACATGCATAGATTTTATATGCAACACTCTTTCACCAAATTCCACAGGAAT ATAATATCTCCAACCACATTATTCTTGGCTGCAAAAGTGGAAGAACAACCTCGAAAACTCGAACATGTGATCAAAGTAGCACATGCTTGCCTGAATCCCCAAGAGCCACCTCTAGACACGAAAAGCAAT GCATACCTCCAGCAAGCTCAAGAGCTGGTGATACTTGAATCCATAGTGCTGCAGACCCTGG GCTTTGAAATTACTATTGATCACCCACACACTGATGTGGTGAAATGTTCCCAGCTAGTGCGAG CAAGCAAGGATCTGGCACAGACTTCCTATTTCATGGCTACCAACAG TCTACACCTCACTACCTTCTGTCTTCAGTACAAGCCCACCGTGATTGCTTGTGTGTGCATCCACTTGGCATGTAAGTGGTCCAACTGGGAAATCCCAGTTTCCACTGATGGTAAACACTGGTGGGAGTACGTGGACAACTCTGTCACACTCGAGCTGCTAGATG AGTTGACCCACGAGTTTCTCCAGATTCTAGAAAAGACGCCGAGCCGATTAAAACGGATACGGAACTGGAGG GCAACACAAGCTGCTAAAAAGCCCAAGACTGAGAGTACCCAGTTGGCAGACGGCTCCTTTCCTGGGCCTTCCATGCTTCAAGATCAAGGTGATACCCAGCTCCCTGGAGTCTCCTCAGCCAACCCAAGTTTTTCCAAAGCAGGCGCCATCTTCACGGTATCGATGCCTGGCCAGTCAGGAGAAAcggccttgtctttgaacactTTGGCTGGCACATATAATCCAGCTAGCCACAGCGAGTGGCCCCAGGGTAACCAAAGCCAAGCGGGGTACCCCTCCTCATGTATAAAACAAGAACCCCTCAGCATGTCTATCCAAGAGCCCACACTGTCCTTGCAGACCTCCACCTCCTCTTTGCTTCAGCATTCATCGCTATACAGGACTGAAAAATCAGACTTCAACCCTGTCAAACAGGAACAAAAAGGAGTTGGTGGGAGCAGTGTGGGCAAACATCAGCCACCATCGCAGTCTGCATACCCTCCACTAGCTCCTCCACCACAACGGTCTCCTGCTCAAAAGGTATCTCTGGACAAATATAGAGAGAAACTCGCCTCAGAACTGGCTGTTTCCAGTCAGAAACGGAGTCAGGAACAGCATGGAGGAGTTATGGACTGTGAATCAAGAGGGGACCTGtcgtcttcctcttcttctacCTATGCACCATCCTCTATGGGCCAAGTAGACCACAAAAAATACTCACAGCCCCCACAAACATCCCATGGTGGTGGTGGGAGTTCTACTGCCTCCCCAATCAAAATGAAAGCCCCCTCCTCGGGGCAAGACAGACGACATCACAGTGAAAAACGGGACAAAGGCTCGCTCAAACTTCGTCTGGCTGTTCCTGGTGGCAGCTCCCAGCTGGAGAAAAGTGGACAAGCAAGCAAAGATGAGCTTAAGATGAAGATTAAGGTCTCATCATCTGAGCGTCACAGCTCTTCAGATGAAGGCATGGGGGCAAACAACAACAAGAGTAAACATTCCAGCCCTCTAGTGAGCAAGGAGAAACAGCATCGAGGAGCAGATCACACCCTCCATCGGCACCACAAGCACGGTCATCCACACTCGCACAGTGGGAATGGACGGGGAGGACTGGAGGGTCCAGGTGGCGGGGGTGGACTGCTGCGGGGTCCTCCAGGGCTTGTTGGCATGGAAGGGACGACGCTTGCCCCTGGATCCACCTCTTTACCTTCATCCTCATCACGAAGGAGGGCACACCCAGATGCCAGCCACAACCACCACCCCTCCTCCTCATTCGCCACTTCCTGCTCCAAAGTGAGCAAAATCTCCAAGGGTGGCGCTGGTGCTGCAG GTGGGCTGCGGACCTCTCAGCAGTACCTGCCTCCTAGTGAATCGCCACACGAAGTGGGAGAGCAGAGACACTGA